From a region of the Trueperaceae bacterium genome:
- a CDS encoding DUF1501 domain-containing protein, with translation MSRQKRPLTHDDHLGGCREYRRLDRAGIGRRTFLKGVVSAGGLLLTRPLFPSLPFVAFAETPRNVDTLVVVFLRGGMDGLGAVLPVGEGAAFYDRRRETAVPEREVLDLDGFFAFHPALAPLLPAYQAGHLAVVHAAGSPDPSRSHFDAQEYMERGTPGVRVTETGWLTRHLQTLPWQNDSPFRAVAMGSMLPSALQGPEPTLALDSLDGFDLQVPEQLRGAVSRSLAGLYRSADASTAFGREADTLFATMRDLRALAADGGRGEARGDYPDTPFGASLRQVAQLIRADVGLEVACVDLGGWDTHEEQGGAEGQFAELLAELAGGLAAFHADLADRSDRLTVVAMSEFGRMLTENASGGTDHGRGGAMWVMGGGVRGGVHAAWPTLAPHALDDGDLAITTDFRDVLAEILVQRMHGTAVDRVFPGYRPTYRGILRPGA, from the coding sequence ATGTCGCGCCAGAAACGCCCCTTGACTCACGACGACCATCTCGGCGGCTGCCGCGAGTACCGGCGCCTCGACCGGGCCGGCATCGGCCGGCGCACGTTCCTGAAGGGGGTGGTGAGCGCGGGCGGCCTGCTGCTGACGCGCCCCCTCTTCCCCTCGCTGCCGTTCGTGGCGTTCGCGGAGACGCCCCGCAACGTCGACACCCTCGTGGTGGTGTTCCTGCGGGGCGGGATGGACGGCCTTGGCGCAGTGCTCCCCGTGGGGGAGGGAGCGGCGTTCTACGACCGGCGCAGGGAGACCGCCGTGCCGGAACGCGAGGTCCTCGACCTCGACGGCTTCTTCGCCTTCCACCCCGCCCTGGCGCCGCTGCTCCCCGCCTACCAGGCCGGGCACCTGGCGGTGGTGCACGCCGCCGGCTCGCCCGACCCGTCGCGCTCGCACTTCGACGCGCAGGAGTACATGGAGCGCGGCACCCCCGGCGTGCGCGTCACCGAGACCGGCTGGCTGACCCGTCACCTGCAGACGCTGCCGTGGCAGAACGACTCCCCCTTCCGCGCGGTGGCCATGGGCAGCATGCTCCCGAGCGCGCTTCAAGGGCCCGAACCGACGCTGGCCCTCGATTCGCTCGACGGCTTCGACCTGCAGGTCCCCGAGCAGCTCCGCGGCGCCGTGAGCCGAAGCCTCGCGGGACTCTACCGGTCCGCCGACGCGAGCACCGCCTTCGGCCGCGAGGCGGACACTCTCTTCGCCACCATGCGCGACCTGCGCGCCCTCGCCGCCGACGGGGGCCGGGGCGAGGCGCGCGGCGACTACCCGGACACGCCGTTCGGCGCCTCACTGCGGCAGGTGGCGCAGTTGATCCGCGCCGACGTCGGGCTCGAGGTGGCATGCGTCGACCTGGGCGGCTGGGACACGCACGAGGAGCAGGGTGGCGCCGAGGGCCAGTTCGCCGAGCTGCTGGCGGAGCTGGCAGGCGGGCTCGCCGCCTTCCACGCCGACCTCGCCGACCGCTCGGACCGGCTCACCGTCGTGGCCATGAGCGAGTTCGGGCGCATGCTCACGGAGAACGCCAGCGGCGGCACCGACCACGGGCGCGGCGGCGCCATGTGGGTGATGGGCGGCGGGGTCAGGGGCGGCGTGCACGCCGCCTGGCCCACCTTGGCGCCTCACGCGCTCGACGACGGCGACCTGGCCATCACCACCGACTTCCGCGACGTGCTCGCGGAGATCCTGGTGCAGCGCATGCACGGCACGGCCGTCGACCGGGTGTTCCCCGGCTACCGCCCCACCTACAGGGGGATCCTGCGGCCGGGCGCCTGA
- the trxA gene encoding thioredoxin, with amino-acid sequence MFAKEITAENFNATITDNDIVFLDFWASWCGPCRMFAPVFEKAAETHKDVVFGKIDTEAQQELAGAFQIRSIPTLMAFREKVLVFAQPGALNGAQLDQVIAAVRDLDMAEVHAEVAAQAQKAEAADQAAL; translated from the coding sequence ATGTTCGCGAAAGAGATCACCGCCGAGAACTTCAACGCCACCATCACCGACAACGACATCGTCTTCCTCGACTTCTGGGCCTCCTGGTGCGGCCCCTGCCGCATGTTCGCCCCGGTGTTCGAGAAGGCCGCCGAGACACACAAGGACGTGGTGTTCGGCAAGATCGACACGGAGGCGCAGCAGGAGCTGGCCGGCGCCTTCCAGATCCGCTCCATCCCGACCCTCATGGCGTTCCGCGAGAAGGTGCTCGTGTTCGCCCAGCCCGGCGCGTTGAACGGCGCGCAGCTCGACCAGGTCATCGCCGCCGTGCGCGACCTGGACATGGCCGAGGTCCACGCCGAGGTGGCCGCGCAGGCGCAGAAGGCGGAGGCCGCCGACCAGGCCGCCCTGTGA
- a CDS encoding metal-sensitive transcriptional regulator produces the protein MTTPDEEGRRRVLNRLRRAHGQLAAVIAAVEAGKPCRDVVTQLAATSKALDRAGVALLSGAMRDCVTDPAGAEATSGLTVAEVEKLFMMLA, from the coding sequence GTGACCACCCCCGACGAGGAGGGCCGGCGCCGCGTCCTCAACCGGTTGCGGCGCGCCCACGGCCAGTTGGCGGCGGTCATCGCGGCCGTGGAGGCGGGCAAGCCGTGCCGTGACGTCGTCACGCAGCTGGCGGCCACCTCCAAGGCGCTCGACCGCGCCGGCGTGGCGCTCCTCAGCGGCGCCATGCGCGACTGCGTGACCGACCCCGCCGGCGCCGAGGCCACGAGCGGCCTGACCGTGGCCGAGGTCGAGAAGCTCTTCATGATGCTGGCCTGA
- a CDS encoding cyclase family protein, translating to MRTVSLLVALSLGGIAVAQSTITYSKVVDLSHVISVDIPLWPGDPPVELEPVANFADDGYFLRRFSIGEHSATHMNAPNSFHDGAEGIDSYSPASLVVPAVVIDARAAAAADPDYQLSVADVTAWEAAHGRVPQGAVVIMWTGWQDKWSDPAAFFNEDAGGNMHFPGFGGEATLFLLTERGVAGVGIDTHGVDPGLDEAYATNTEVLARHGIVLENLANLDQLPPTGATLVIGVLRLKDGSGSPVAVTAFVP from the coding sequence ATGAGGACCGTCTCGCTACTCGTCGCGTTGTCGCTGGGAGGCATCGCCGTGGCCCAGTCGACCATCACCTACTCGAAGGTCGTCGACCTCAGCCACGTCATCAGCGTCGACATCCCCCTCTGGCCGGGCGACCCGCCGGTCGAGCTCGAACCGGTCGCGAACTTCGCCGACGACGGCTACTTCCTGCGGCGCTTCTCGATCGGCGAGCACAGCGCCACTCACATGAACGCGCCCAACAGCTTCCATGACGGCGCGGAAGGCATCGACTCCTACTCCCCTGCCTCCCTCGTCGTGCCGGCCGTGGTCATCGACGCCCGCGCCGCGGCAGCGGCCGACCCCGACTACCAGCTGAGCGTCGCCGACGTGACCGCGTGGGAGGCGGCGCACGGGCGCGTGCCGCAAGGCGCCGTCGTCATCATGTGGACGGGCTGGCAGGACAAGTGGAGCGACCCGGCCGCCTTCTTCAACGAGGACGCGGGGGGCAACATGCACTTCCCCGGCTTCGGCGGCGAGGCGACGCTCTTCCTCCTGACCGAACGGGGCGTGGCCGGCGTGGGCATCGACACGCACGGAGTCGACCCCGGCCTCGACGAGGCGTATGCGACCAACACCGAGGTGCTCGCCCGCCACGGCATCGTGCTCGAGAACCTCGCCAACCTGGACCAGCTCCCGCCCACCGGCGCCACCCTCGTGATCGGGGTGTTGCGCCTGAAGGACGGCTCGGGCTCACCCGTCGCGGTGACCGCCTTCGTGCCCTGA
- a CDS encoding SDR family NAD(P)-dependent oxidoreductase, with protein sequence MRVRGKVVVVTGAGSGMGRELTLQLLARGAAVAAVDRDPAGLGETLALAGTPPGLAGFELDVTDTPALAGFARRVVERFGAVDCLVNNAGIIQPMRPFVDLEPAVIDKVMAVNFFGAVHLTKAFLPHLLARPEAHLVNVSSMGCFLPVPGQAIYGASKAAIRRFSEALRAELDGSGVSVTVVIPGNVDTNILAGSGLGSYQEQRERLRARGGGWLPPVLPASRAARIILDGMERGAPQVLVGRDARLLDAVFRLAPVRAARLLTGRLRALLPGPAVGPAR encoded by the coding sequence GTGAGGGTCAGGGGGAAGGTCGTCGTTGTGACCGGCGCCGGCAGCGGCATGGGCCGCGAGCTGACGCTGCAGCTACTCGCCCGCGGCGCTGCGGTGGCGGCCGTGGACCGAGACCCGGCAGGGCTCGGCGAGACGCTCGCGCTGGCCGGCACCCCGCCGGGGCTCGCGGGCTTCGAGCTCGACGTGACCGACACACCGGCCCTAGCGGGCTTCGCGAGGCGCGTGGTCGAGCGGTTCGGCGCCGTCGACTGCCTCGTCAACAACGCCGGCATCATCCAACCGATGAGGCCCTTCGTCGACCTTGAGCCGGCGGTCATCGACAAGGTGATGGCCGTCAACTTCTTCGGCGCGGTCCACCTCACCAAGGCCTTCCTGCCTCACCTCCTCGCCCGCCCCGAGGCGCACCTGGTGAACGTCTCGAGCATGGGCTGCTTCCTGCCGGTGCCCGGTCAAGCCATCTACGGCGCCTCGAAGGCGGCCATCAGGCGCTTCAGCGAGGCGCTGCGAGCAGAGCTCGACGGTAGCGGCGTGAGCGTCACGGTGGTCATCCCGGGCAACGTCGACACCAACATCCTGGCCGGCTCCGGCCTCGGCTCGTACCAGGAGCAACGCGAACGGCTGCGGGCCCGCGGCGGCGGTTGGCTGCCACCCGTGCTGCCCGCCTCGCGCGCGGCACGCATCATCCTCGACGGCATGGAACGCGGCGCCCCCCAGGTACTGGTGGGGCGCGACGCTCGCCTCCTGGACGCCGTCTTCAGGTTGGCGCCGGTGCGCGCCGCCCGGCTGCTGACGGGCCGGCTGCGGGCGCTTCTGCCGGGCCCCGCGGTGGGCCCGGCCCGCTGA
- a CDS encoding PRC-barrel domain-containing protein, with product MTGHAPEGLDALQSANETGLAPNEPRNDVRGKQVFDGAHHHIGTVDDLLLDGPERRVRFLHVERAGFLGMGARQYLVPIDEVKRTDAEGLHLTADYRKIDSSPSYDPERARADHHGFWSGVYDYWGYEPYWSLGYVYPLEPFYDAPPAPATEDTGGWRGD from the coding sequence ATGACCGGTCACGCACCCGAAGGTTTGGACGCGCTGCAGAGCGCCAACGAGACCGGGCTCGCGCCGAACGAACCCCGCAACGACGTGCGCGGCAAGCAGGTGTTCGACGGCGCCCATCATCACATCGGCACCGTGGACGACCTACTCCTGGACGGACCCGAGCGCAGGGTGCGGTTCCTGCACGTCGAGCGCGCCGGCTTCCTCGGCATGGGCGCCAGGCAGTACCTCGTACCCATCGACGAGGTGAAGCGCACCGACGCCGAGGGACTACACCTGACGGCCGACTACCGCAAGATCGACTCCTCCCCGTCGTACGACCCCGAGCGAGCCCGAGCGGATCATCACGGCTTCTGGTCCGGCGTCTACGACTACTGGGGGTACGAGCCGTACTGGTCACTCGGGTACGTCTACCCGCTCGAGCCCTTCTACGACGCCCCGCCCGCCCCGGCCACCGAGGACACTGGCGGCTGGCGCGGCGACTGA
- a CDS encoding M28 family peptidase — MSDVTLRADVAALAGAGDRQVGSAGHAAAKRYLTGRLAGLGLEPYAADYSLPYAPALGLSNLVAVVPGRDRGLAPVVVGAHHDTVPGTPGADDNAAAVAAALVVAERLVTRPAERDVVVALFDAEEPPYFQGPYMGSTAFYRRQRHGPVHAAVVMDLVGHATPIPGAADLLVVTGMESDPALGGVVRGAAGSPLSLVTVPNRHVGDMSDHHVFRLERVPYLFLTCGRWEHYHAPTDTPGRLDYRKLAHVTDVVETLVRGVAATELAGPWEDHDTTDADLASVRAALGPAAAALGIELRTDADLGRLVKALMRGTGV; from the coding sequence ATGAGCGATGTCACGCTTCGCGCCGACGTCGCGGCGCTCGCGGGCGCAGGCGACCGCCAGGTCGGCTCTGCGGGTCACGCCGCCGCGAAGAGGTACTTGACGGGGCGGCTGGCTGGCCTCGGGCTCGAGCCTTACGCCGCCGACTACTCGCTGCCGTACGCCCCGGCCCTGGGCTTGTCCAACCTGGTGGCCGTCGTGCCGGGCCGCGACCGCGGCCTGGCGCCGGTGGTAGTTGGCGCGCACCACGACACCGTGCCGGGAACACCGGGCGCGGACGACAACGCGGCGGCGGTGGCTGCCGCGCTCGTGGTGGCAGAACGCCTCGTGACCCGGCCGGCCGAGCGCGACGTGGTCGTCGCGCTCTTCGACGCCGAGGAGCCCCCGTATTTCCAGGGTCCCTACATGGGTTCGACCGCCTTCTACCGCCGGCAGAGGCACGGACCGGTGCACGCGGCTGTCGTCATGGACCTGGTGGGGCACGCCACGCCCATACCCGGCGCCGCCGACCTGCTGGTCGTGACGGGCATGGAGAGCGACCCGGCACTGGGGGGTGTGGTGCGGGGCGCCGCCGGGTCACCACTCTCGCTGGTGACCGTGCCCAACCGCCACGTGGGCGACATGTCGGACCACCACGTCTTCCGCCTCGAGCGCGTGCCGTACCTCTTCCTCACGTGTGGGCGCTGGGAGCACTACCACGCCCCCACCGACACGCCCGGCAGGCTCGACTACCGCAAGCTGGCCCACGTGACCGACGTGGTCGAGACGCTGGTGAGGGGCGTCGCGGCCACCGAGCTGGCCGGCCCGTGGGAAGACCACGACACGACGGACGCCGACCTGGCCTCGGTCCGCGCGGCCCTGGGGCCGGCGGCGGCGGCGCTCGGGATCGAGCTACGCACGGACGCCGACCTGGGCCGGCTCGTGAAGGCGCTCATGCGGGGCACCGGCGTCTGA